GCGCACGAGGCGGGCCACGCGCGGGATTTCCGGAATCGTGATCGCCACCAGCACGGTCCAGATGCTGGCGCCCGACAGCGACACCACGGCGATCGCGAGCAGGATGCTCGGCATCGCCATCAGACCGTCCATGATGCGCATCATCACGGAATCGATCAGCTTGAAGAAGCCGGAGACGAGGCCGATCACAAGCCCGATGACGACCGAGAGGATCGCCGAGCCGATCCCGATCAGCAGCGAGATGCGGCCGCCATAGATGACGCGCGACAGCAGGTCGCGACCATAGGCGTCGGTGCCGAGCAGGAATTGCGCCGAAGCGGGCTTCAGCCGCTGCGACGGCGCGAGCTGGATCGGATCATGCGGCGCGATCAGCGGCGCCAGAACCGAGATCAGCACGATCAGCGCGAGGCAGACCGTTGCCGCCGCGATGATCGGCGTCGACGTGAGGAAGCCGAAGCGCGGCCGCAGCGGCGCCGTGATCGGAATGGACGACTGGGGAAGGCTATCGACCGACATTCTTGACCTTGTTTTTCCTTGCCTCAGTACCGGATCCGCGGATCGAGCAGGGTGTAGGCGACGTCGATCAGCAGGTTGACGACGACGTAGATCAGCGACGTCA
The DNA window shown above is from Bradyrhizobium sp. CB1650 and carries:
- a CDS encoding ABC transporter permease — translated: MSVDSLPQSSIPITAPLRPRFGFLTSTPIIAAATVCLALIVLISVLAPLIAPHDPIQLAPSQRLKPASAQFLLGTDAYGRDLLSRVIYGGRISLLIGIGSAILSVVIGLVIGLVSGFFKLIDSVMMRIMDGLMAMPSILLAIAVVSLSGASIWTVLVAITIPEIPRVARLVRSVVLSAREEPYVEAAISVGSSLPKIMWRHLMPNTIAPLIVQGTYVCASAILTEAILSFLGAGISPETPTWGNIMAEGRQYFQLKPSLIFWPGLLLSIAILSINLIGDAARDALDPRMKQREGK